AAGCTGCTCAGGGGCCCTTCTTCCTCGACGACGAAGGCCGAATAGATTTCCGTAGTCGCATCATCCAACGTCACGATCAAATCCCACTGACACCCGGGCACCCATTCATGCGTGGAGCCGTCTTGGTGGAGCATCATCCCAGGCAACGATTTGCGTGGCCGCTTCTTGCGATGTGCCCCGCGTCGGGGAGCCCGGGCCACATGCCCCGCGGCCTGGAGCGTCTTCTTCGTCCAGCTATAGGACCGTGTCCCGCCATGCTCGGTGTGCCAACGCTCATGGAAATGCTTGACGGTCCAGCCCGTGTACTGGGTCTTATACAGCGTCACCATGCGCAGCGCCTCATCCACGGGCACCGCACGGGCCGAGGGCCGGCCGATCCGCCGATCCTGCAACCCTCGGCCCCTTCCGCGTCATAGCGGTCACTCCAGCGGCGAAACGTCCGTTCCGTGACGCCCAGCATCTCGGCCGCCTCCGCCATCGTGAGGTCCCGCCGTTGTCGCCGTGCATACAGTTCTTCAAACCGCATCTGTCTCACCTCCTGTAGTACCCTCGCCCGTGTCATGGTGGTCCTCCTTGAGGACGCACCCTAAACCGGACAGTTCATGTGCTACAAAAAGCGGACAGATGATGTGCTATCTACAGCGACCAGAACAACATCATTCCTTCTCCGTTACCTTCGTTACAATCACTTGGAAGTGCTACCGAAAGGTAACGCTCGATTTATTTACATAAGATATTGATTTATTGACGCTTAATATATTTTCGTAGTTCGTTTTGGATAAGGTGATACGGCAAGTACACACATGCGAAGATCAGTCGCGATTTAAACAGCTTAAGATATGTAACATTTATAATATTTTTCAATATCTTATATTGATTATCTTCAG
The Nitrospirota bacterium genome window above contains:
- a CDS encoding helix-turn-helix domain-containing protein, whose translation is MTRARVLQEVRQMRFEELYARRQRRDLTMAEAAEMLGVTERTFRRWSDRYDAEGAEGCRIGGSAGPRPVRCPWMRRCAW